In a genomic window of Chaetodon trifascialis isolate fChaTrf1 chromosome 8, fChaTrf1.hap1, whole genome shotgun sequence:
- the LOC139334782 gene encoding NACHT, LRR and PYD domains-containing protein 12-like yields MDVCGKDEEGRARSPDSTCLSLKSDHSKDTPLGFSNQLGLLNTKPRTNVSGEDEEDRAGSPVSTCLSMKSDQSKDTPLGFSNQPGLLNTKERKRTYGVIKEQEVLRDPESTNCGHSYCRQHIATCGEEWKSAGGVSCPQCGKRSRSLEVQTPSPKRTEPFTGSLQEILDKHKISLKERCEFALEGTAETGPRTHLNRIYTELYITEGQCEGINSQHEVWQLETMSKMEILHDTPVKCHDIFKVLPGQKIRVALTNGIAGIGKTFSVQKFTLDWAEGVTSQDVSLVVLLSFREMNLIKDKQYSILRLIHDFHPTLKMLTAESLALCKVLFILDGLDESRLLLDFRNNEVVSDVTQTSSVNMLLTNLIKGNLLPLALLWITSRPAAASQIPPSYIDRMTEVRGFTDTQKEDYFRRRFNDEPVSDRIILHVKESRTLYIMCQIPIFCWIIAVVLEHMLTTNKNELPKTLTEMYSHFLLVQFKRKTQKYDEGHEMIQPELLQTDREVLLKLGRLAFEHLEKGNIMFYQEDLDRCGLDVRQALVFSGLCTEIFKRECTLFQKMIYCFVHLSIQEFLAAVYMVHCYLSKNIEVLATFLEEDWGKNGREPSLDNFLGKVVDKSLNSGNGHLDLFVRFLHGLLESKHRLLGVLLGWTVTSPESIQRAINNLKKMNAYDISPDRSINIFHCLMEMKDHSVHEEIQEYLQSDNRSEMKLTKTHCSALAYMLQMSEKVLDVLDLKKYNTSGDGRRRLLPAVRNCRNAQLSCCGLSEWHCGVLSSALMSNPSHLRELDLSENDYLLDSGVKLLSVGLSSPHCRLETLRFQNCSLSEICCDYLASALKSTSSHLRELDLSNNNYLKDSGVKLLSAGLESPHCRLETLRLSCCRLSESCCAYLASALKSNPSHMRELNLSKNKLKDSGVNLLSVALESPECKLKFLRVDRCGLTENCCTSLASALKSNSSSLRELELSNNDLQDSGAKLLCAGLESPHCRLEALRLRCCWLSESSCASLASALMSIPSSLRELDLSENDLQDSGVKLLSAGLESPHCRLETLILKRCMVTDEGCAFLASALKSNPSCLQELDLSKNNLQESAVKLLCDIQESPNYRLETLRMEEME; encoded by the exons ATGGATGTTTGTGGAAAAGACGAGGAGGGCAGAGCAAGGTCTCCAgactccacctgtctgtctctgaagagTGACCACTCCAAAGACACTCCTCTTGGCTTCAGCAATCAACTTGGActattaaacacaaa GCCAAGAACAAATGTTTCTGGGGAAGAcgaggaggacagagcagggTCTCCagtctccacctgtctgtccatgaAGAGTGACCAGTCCAAAGACACTCCTCTTGGCTTCAGCAATCAACCTGGACtattaaacacaaa AGAGCGGAAAAGGACTTATGGGGTCATCAAGGAGCAGGAGGTCCTGAGGGATCCAGAGTCTACAAACTGTGGGCACAGCTACTGCAGGCAACACATTGCCACTTGTGGGGAAGAATGGAAATCAGCTGGAGGTGTCTCATGTCCCCAGTGTGGAAAAAGATCCAGAAGTCTGGAAGTGCAGACACCCAGTCCAAAAAGGACTGAGCCAT TCACTGGCAGTCTGCAGGAGATTTTAGACAAACATAAGATCAGTCTCAAAGAAAGATGCGAATTTGCACTAGAAGGAACTGCTGAAACAGGACCTCGAACCCACCTGAATAGGATCTACACTGAGCTGTACATCACTGAAGGACAGTGTGAAGGAATTAATAGCCAACATGAAGTATGGCAACTTGAGACAATGTCCAAAATGGAGATACTGCATGACACTCCAGTCAAATGCCATGACATCTTTAAGGTCTTACCTGGCCAAAAGATCAGAGTAGCTCTGACAAATGGCATTGCTGGCATTGGAAAAACCTTCTCAGTGCAGAAGTTCACTCTTGACTGGGCAGAGGGTGTGACAAGTCAAGATGTCAGCCTTGTGGTTCTGCTTTCTTTCCGGGAGATGAACTTGATCAAAGACAAGCAGTACAGCATTCTTAGGCTGATTCATGATTTTCATCCAACATTAAAAATGCTCACAGCAGAAAGTCTTGCTCTCTGTAAAGTTTTGTTCATCTTAGATGGCCTGGATGAAAGCAGGCTTTTGTTGGATTTCCGGAACAATGAAGTTGTGTCTGATGTCACCCAGACATCATCAGTCAACATGCTGTTAACAAACCTCATTAAGGGAAATCTGCTTCCTTTAGCTCTCCTCTGGATAACTtccagacctgcagcagccagtcagaTCCCTCCTTCATATATTGACAGGATGACAGAAGTACGAGGATTCACAGATACTCAGAAGGAAGACTACTTCAGGAGGAGATTCAATGATGAACCAGTGTCCGACCGAATCATTTTGCATGTTAAGGAATCCAGGACCCTTTACATTATGTGTCAGATCCCTATTTTCTGTTGGATCATTGCTGTGGTTTTGGAACACATGTTGACCACCAACAAGAACGAGCTTCCCAAGACTCTGACTGAAATGTATTCACACTTTCTGTTGGTTCAGTTCAAGAGGAAGACGCAGAAGTATGATGAGGGGCATGAGATGATCCAACCAGAGCTGTTGCAGACTGACAGAGAAGTCCTTCTGAAGTTGGGGAGACTTGCATTTGAACATCTGGAAAAAGGGAACATCATGTTCTACCAAGAAGACTTGGACCGATGTGGTCTTGATGTCAGACAAGCCTTAGTCTTCTCAGGACTGTGCACAGAGATCTTCAAAAGAGAGTGTACACTCTTTCAAAAAATGATTTACTGCTTTGTTCATTTAAGTATACAGGAGTTCCTCGCTGCTGTGTACATGGTCCACTGTTACCTAAGCAAAAACATAGAAGTTCTGGCGACCTTCTTGGAAGAGGACTGGGGTAAGAATGGCAGAGAGCCAAGTCTGGATAACTTTCTTGGCAAAGTTGTGGACAAATCTCTGAACAGTGGAAATGGACACCTGGACCTCTTTGTTCGCTTCCTTCATGGCCTGTTAGAGTCCAAGCATCGTCTCTTAGGAGTTCTGCTGGGTTGGACGGTGACCAGTCCAGAAAGCATCCAGAGAGCAATAAACAATCTGAAAAAGATGAATGCTTATGATATCTCTCCTGACAGAAGCATCAACATCTTCCACTGTTTGATGGAGATGAAAGACCACTCAGTGCACGAGGAGATCCAAGAGTACCTGCAGTCAGACAACAGATCAGAGATGAAACTCACTAAGACTCATTGTTCAGCTCTTGCCTACATGCTACAGATGTCAGAAAAGGTTCTAGATGTGTTGGACCTGAAGAAGTACAACACTTCAGGTGATGGAAGACGGAGATTGCTCCCAGCTGTGAGAAACTGCAGAAATGCTCA ACTCTCTTGCTGTGGGCTCTCTGAGTGGCATTGTGGAGTTCTGTCCTCAGCTCTGAtgtccaacccctcccatctgcgAGAGTTGGACCTGAGTGAAAATGACTATCTTCtggattcaggagtgaagctgctgtctgttggACTGTCGAGTCCACACTGTAGGCTGGAGACTCTAAGG TTTCAGAACTGCAGTTTATCAGAGATTTGCTGTGATTATCTGGCATCTGCTCTGAAGTCCACCTCTtcccatctgagagagctggacctaAGTAACAACAACTATCTAAAGGATTCAGgggtgaagctgctgtctgctggactaGAGAGTccacactgcagactggagaCTCTGAG ATTAAGTTGCTGCAGGTtatcagagagctgctgtgcaTATTtagcctcagctctgaagtccaacccctcccataTGAGAGAGCTAAACCTGAGTAAAAACAAGCTGAAGGACTCGGGAGTAAATCTGCTATCTGTTGCACTGGAGAGTCCTGAATGTAAACTGAAGTTTCTGAG GGTTGATAGATGTGGGCTTACGGAAAACTGCTGTACGTCTTTGGCCTCTGCTCTCAAGTCCAACTCCTCCAGCCTGCGAGAGCTGGAACTGAGTAATAATGATCTACAGGATTCAGGAGCGAAGCTGCTGTGTGCAGGACTTGAGAGTCCACACTGTAGACTTGAAGCTCTGAG GTTGAGGTGCTGCTGGTTGTCAGAGAGTTCCTGTGCTTCTCTTGCGTCAGCTTTAATGTCCATCCcctccagtctgagagagctTGACCTAAGTGAAAATGATCtacaggattcaggagtgaagctcCTGTCTGCTGGGTTGGAGAGTCCACACTGTAGACTGGAGACTCTGAT ATTGAAACGCTGTATGGTCACAGATGAAGGGTGTGCTTTTCTGGcatcagctctgaagtccaacccaTCCTGTCTGcaagagctggacctgagtaaaaacaacctgcaggaatcagctgtgaagctgctgtgtgacatCCAGGAGAGTCCAAACTATAGACTGGAAACTCTCAG AATGGAAGAAATGGAGTAA